CATACTAGTGTCCGACTCATCACTCGACTCGACCGGCCCCAAGAACCGATATAGATCATTGTGTCACCCTGAGCGAACGAAGCGAGTCGAATGGTCTCTCAGGCGCGGTTCTTCGCTCCGGCGTTCCGCCGTCGCTCAGAACGACAGCACCCGGCAGGTGGAGCCAACCCTCTTGTCCTGCCAGGCACGATCAGCCTGTAGCCGTCGCTCTGTGTCGATTCTCGAGCCGGCCCCTGTTGTTGACAGTTACCTCAGAATAGTTATGATTCCGTAGGTCCCAAAGGAGGACTAATGTCTTTTTCCCGTTCGCTCACGCTGGCTGCTGCTGTTTTCAGCTTCAACGCGGCAGCTGCGCAGAATATACCGCTCGACGCCTACCTGCGCGGCGGTCGGATTCACTACCAAGGCGGCCGGTTTGACCGCGCCAGGGAACAGTTCAGGAACGCCCTCGACTCGTACGGCAGCCAGGTTGACAACGTCAAACTTGCGGAGATTCATGTCTGGCTAGGTCTGAGCGAAGCACAACTGAAAGACTACACATCTGCCGCCAACCATCTGCATCAGGCACTGGAGTATGACACTGCCATCAGCCGATTCCTGGGACAGGACGAGCAGCGGAAGTACTGGGCCTGGACATCTTTGATAACCACGGCACGCCAGGCATACGCGCGGACGAGTTACGACTCAAGTCTCACCTTTGCCCTGGACGCAATCAAGGTTGACCCGGGAAAATCCGGGGCCTACGCCCTAGTCGCGAACTCATATAGCGCCATGGGTCGGTATGAGGACATGCTCGCAACCGCTCGGCAAATGCTCAAGCTTGACGCTGAGAATCCCGAAGGACTGAGTTTAGTCGGCCTGTACTTCTTGGAGAAACCCGACACCCTGTGGCCGGCCGAGTTCAGACAGACACGCTGGGACTCCTGCGCCTACTACTATCAACAGGCAATCAGAATTTACGAGAAACGATACGAGGCTGGCCGCAAGTCCATCGCCGACCGCCTGAAGATTTCGGATACGACACGCCTGAACGAAGTCGCCTGGACGCTAGTCGAGAAAAGTCGCGCGGCCAATCAGGAGGATCTGAAGCGCTACATCGAGAAAGACTTGGGCGCAGCGAAGCAACTTTCCGAACTTGCGCAGATTGCATCCCAGCTCTTCTACGCTGCCAACAACCTCAACGTGTCATCGTCGCGTGCCGGCTCCGC
This sequence is a window from candidate division WOR-3 bacterium. Protein-coding genes within it:
- a CDS encoding tetratricopeptide repeat protein is translated as MSFSRSLTLAAAVFSFNAAAAQNIPLDAYLRGGRIHYQGGRFDRAREQFRNALDSYGSQVDNVKLAEIHVWLGLSEAQLKDYTSAANHLHQALEYDTAISRFLGQDEQRKYWAWTSLITTARQAYARTSYDSSLTFALDAIKVDPGKSGAYALVANSYSAMGRYEDMLATARQMLKLDAENPEGLSLVGLYFLEKPDTLWPAEFRQTRWDSCAYYYQQAIRIYEKRYEAGRKSIADRLKISDTTRLNEVAWTLVEKSRAANQEDLKRYIEKDLGAAKQLSELAQIASQLFYAANNLNVSSSRAGSAMLRASAETKGDASTRFRAEAERLFTKALAYDPSDFAAMFNLGIAQYQGQNDTLASITFQKVVEGAVAPLRSLPAEWQNKLTALITADAVKEGSLPLDLPTVASIDSILQSKGYRGAGYAWLYFPLLRNKPQPLPVTPSDISDIFLSLEAPKALENIYLLLGVTQTGIGLSLLEAKQKDAAMAKLSSAIANLTLVINLNPLNAEAYQNLVHCYRETGQKKKAEEAYKKYKELSQ